In Arachis hypogaea cultivar Tifrunner chromosome 2, arahy.Tifrunner.gnm2.J5K5, whole genome shotgun sequence, a genomic segment contains:
- the LOC112743074 gene encoding plasmodesmata-located protein 2 — MGFARKPMILPLLLILLTNLNPNHFADSAASSDYSTIVYKGCSKDTFTDPNGSYSQSLSALFGTLVSQSTRTKFYKATSGSITGLFQCRGDLTGRDCYNCVSRLPVLSDKLCGKTTAARIQLFGCYMSYEVSGFSEISGMQMLYKTCGGTTAAGTGFGERRGTAFSFIENGVVGGHGFYATSYENVYVMGQCEGDVGDSDCGACVKSAVQKAEGECGNAISGQVFLHKCFISYRYYPSGVPRGGSSFSYGSSSSGQNPGKTAAIILGGAAGVAFFVILLLFARNLKKKHDDY, encoded by the exons ATGGGTTTTGCTAGAAAGCCCATGATTCTTCCTCTGTTGTTGATTCTCCTCACAAATCTTAACCCAAACCACTTTGCAGATTCTGCTGCTTCTTCAGATTACTCCACCATCGTCTACAAGGGCTGCTCAAAGGACACATTCACAGATCCAAACGGTTCGTATTCCCAATCACTCTCAGCACTCTTTGGAACACTGGTGTCCCAATCCACAAGAACCAAGTTCTACAAGGCCACTTCCGGCTCAATCACCGGCCTCTTCCAATGCAGGGGTGACCTCACCGGCCGCGACTGTTACAACTGCGTCAGCCGCCTACCCGTCCTCTCCGACAAGCTTTGCGGCAAAACCACCGCCGCAAGAATCCAACTCTTCGGCTGTTACATGTCGTACGAGGTTTCGGGGTTCTCAGAAATCTCGGGGATGCAGATGCTGTACAAGACTTGCGGCGGAACGACGGCTGCCGGAACAGGGTTCGGAGAACGGAGGGGAACCGCGTTCTCGTTTATAGAGAATGGGGTGGTTGGGGGGCATGGATTTTATGCTACGAGCTACGAGAATGTGTATGTGATGGGGCAGTGTGAGGGTGATGTTGGTGACTCGGATTGTGGTGCGTGTGTGAAGAGTGCTGTGCAGAAAGCTGAAGGTGAGTGTGGAAACGCCATTTCTGGACAAGTGTTCTTGCACAAGTGCTTCATTAGTTATAGGTATTACCCAAGTGGGGTTCCTAGAGGAGGATCATCTTTCTCATATGGTTCATCTTCTTCAG GTCAAAATCCTGGGAAGACAGCAGCTATAATATTAGGAGGAGCAGCTGGGGTTGCTTTCTTTGTCATATTACTACTATTTGCTAGGAATTTGAAGAAGAAACATGATG ATTATTGA